From one Agrobacterium fabrum str. C58 genomic stretch:
- a CDS encoding DeoR/GlpR family DNA-binding transcription regulator gives MLLTPRQDEIVALAKANGRVLVDELAARFSVTPQTIRKDLNDLCDTRVLTRIHGGALFPSGNENVKYEARRAIASVEKQAIGAAAAALIPNNSSLFINIGTTTEAVGEALADHHELMVITNNINVANRLRVFPGIEVVIAGGVVRGSDGGIVGEAAVDFIRQFKVDFAVIGVSAIDEDGALLDFDFREVKVAQAIISNARHVILVSDSLKFERTAPVRIGHLSQVHTFITDHCPVDSIRSICADHDVRLIETEARDA, from the coding sequence ATGCTGCTCACACCGCGTCAGGATGAAATCGTTGCGCTGGCGAAAGCGAACGGCCGGGTGCTGGTCGACGAACTGGCGGCGCGGTTTTCGGTGACCCCCCAGACGATCCGCAAAGACCTCAACGATCTCTGCGATACACGGGTGCTGACCCGCATTCATGGCGGCGCGCTTTTCCCCAGCGGCAATGAAAACGTCAAATACGAGGCGCGGCGGGCGATTGCTTCTGTCGAAAAACAGGCGATCGGGGCCGCTGCCGCTGCCCTCATCCCCAATAATTCGTCGCTTTTCATCAATATCGGCACGACCACCGAAGCGGTTGGCGAAGCCCTGGCGGATCATCACGAATTGATGGTGATCACCAATAATATAAACGTTGCCAACAGGTTAAGGGTGTTCCCGGGCATTGAGGTGGTGATTGCCGGCGGCGTGGTGCGTGGCTCCGATGGCGGTATCGTCGGTGAGGCGGCAGTGGATTTCATCCGTCAGTTCAAGGTCGATTTCGCCGTAATCGGTGTTTCGGCCATCGATGAGGACGGGGCTCTGCTGGACTTCGACTTCCGTGAGGTCAAGGTGGCGCAGGCGATCATCTCCAATGCCCGCCATGTCATTCTGGTTTCGGATTCACTGAAATTCGAACGCACCGCCCCGGTGCGTATCGGCCATCTTTCGCAGGTTCACACCTTCATCACCGATCATTGTCCGGTTGATTCCATCCGCAGCATCTGTGCTGATCATGATGTTCGGCTGATCGAAACCGAGGCCCGTGACGCCTGA
- the cysG gene encoding siroheme synthase CysG, translated as MDALKPQRNEPARMERLAKLPVFWGLEGKRVVLTGGSDGAAWKAELLLACGAQLDLYCEESGLSESLATLVAKSPMLTWHDRCWDADIFKGAELALADCEAEEEAGRFYHAARAAGVPVNVIDKPEFCQFQFGSIVNRSPVVVSISTDGAAPILAQAIRRRIETLLPLSLKDWGALAQTIRERVNLRLAPGAARRSFWEKFVDRAFTERLDEGSEERLLKDVATRTGLAESGRGFVTLVGAGPGDAELLTLKAVRALQAADVILFDDLVSAEVLELARREAKRMLVGKRGGRESCKQEDINDMMIRFAKAGRRVVRLKSGDPMIFGRAGEEIAALEAENIPVEVVPGITAASAMASRLGVSLTHRDHAQSVRFVTGHSRQGKLPENIDWQSLSNPSVTTVFYMGGRTAADIQSCLLAHGMPASTPVVVMISVSRVNEQRWCGSLAQLVAAVERLGVNEPVLIGVGDAFRSASVNGGEQTAAAPFQKAG; from the coding sequence ATGGATGCCTTAAAACCGCAGCGGAATGAACCGGCCCGTATGGAGAGGCTCGCCAAATTGCCGGTCTTCTGGGGGCTCGAGGGTAAGCGCGTCGTTCTGACAGGCGGATCGGACGGAGCAGCCTGGAAGGCGGAACTGTTGTTGGCCTGCGGGGCGCAGCTTGATCTTTATTGCGAGGAAAGCGGGCTTTCGGAAAGCCTCGCGACGCTCGTCGCAAAAAGCCCGATGCTGACATGGCATGACCGTTGCTGGGATGCAGATATTTTCAAAGGGGCGGAACTGGCGCTGGCAGATTGCGAAGCTGAAGAGGAAGCCGGAAGATTTTATCATGCCGCGCGGGCAGCAGGCGTGCCGGTCAATGTCATCGACAAGCCGGAATTCTGCCAGTTCCAGTTTGGTTCGATCGTCAATCGCTCACCGGTGGTGGTGTCGATCTCCACCGATGGTGCCGCGCCCATTCTGGCGCAGGCCATCCGCCGGCGCATCGAGACATTGCTGCCGCTTTCGCTCAAGGACTGGGGCGCTCTTGCCCAGACAATTCGAGAGCGCGTTAATCTGCGGCTTGCGCCTGGCGCGGCACGGCGCTCTTTCTGGGAAAAGTTTGTCGACCGGGCTTTTACCGAAAGACTGGACGAGGGTAGCGAAGAACGGCTGCTGAAAGATGTAGCGACGCGGACGGGGCTGGCAGAATCGGGACGTGGTTTTGTGACGCTGGTGGGCGCAGGGCCAGGTGATGCCGAGCTTTTAACCCTGAAAGCGGTGCGTGCCCTGCAGGCGGCCGATGTCATCCTGTTCGACGATCTCGTCTCAGCGGAGGTGCTGGAACTGGCGCGGCGGGAGGCCAAGCGCATGCTGGTCGGCAAGCGCGGCGGCCGCGAAAGCTGCAAACAGGAAGACATCAACGACATGATGATCCGCTTCGCCAAGGCCGGTAGACGGGTGGTGCGGCTGAAATCCGGCGATCCGATGATTTTCGGGCGCGCCGGCGAGGAGATCGCGGCGCTGGAAGCCGAAAATATCCCGGTCGAGGTTGTGCCCGGCATCACCGCCGCAAGCGCCATGGCCTCACGTCTCGGCGTTTCCCTGACCCATCGCGACCATGCCCAATCCGTTCGGTTCGTCACCGGACATTCGCGGCAGGGAAAGCTGCCGGAAAATATCGACTGGCAGTCCCTGTCGAACCCTTCGGTGACCACGGTGTTTTACATGGGCGGGCGAACCGCCGCGGACATCCAGTCTTGCCTGCTCGCCCACGGCATGCCCGCCTCGACCCCCGTGGTTGTGATGATTTCCGTCAGCCGGGTGAATGAACAACGCTGGTGCGGTTCGCTCGCGCAACTGGTTGCTGCAGTCGAGAGGCTGGGCGTGAACGAACCCGTGCTGATCGGTGTCGGGGATGCGTTCCGTTCCGCTTCTGTCAACGGCGGAGAACAGACCGCTGCTGCGCCTTTTCAAAAAGCCGGCTAA
- a CDS encoding nitrate reductase, which yields MPAETKTTCPYCGVGCGVIATVNDSGVVSVKGDPDHPANFGRLCSKGSALAETIDLDGRLLHPEIAGRRAAWDEALDLVASRFSDAIAEHGPDSVAFYVSGQLLTEDYYLANKLMKGFIGSANIDTNSRLCMSSSVAGHRRAFGADTVPGTYEDMELADLVILTGSNLAWCHPVLYQRLAAAKAARPGMKVVVIDPRRTMSADIADMHLAIRPDGDVALFTGLLAHLFASSAIDRGYVENHTAGFEAATQAASEHSLPEIAEATGLTIAELIPFYELFERTEKTVTCYSQGVNQSESGTDKVNAIINCHLATGRIGRPGMGPFSLTGQPNAMGGREVGGLANMLAAHMSIENADDRDRVQRFWASPAIAQKPGLKAVDMFRAVADGRIKALWIMATNPVVSMPDAGAVEVTIKACPFVVVSDVMANTDTARHAHVLLPSLGWGEKDGTVTNSERRISRQRSFLDAPGEAKADWWQMAEVARRMGFDAAFAYQQPSEIFAEHAALSGFENAGRRDFDIGGIERDSYETMAPVQWPKAGAGEAEVTRFFANGRFYHADGKARFIATALPETDRTSADYPLTLNTGRIRDQWHTMTRTGKSARLTAHIAEPFAEIHPRDAQALGIKSADLVELESPHGKVLLRALVSERQARGSVFAPMHWNDQFASRARIDVVVAPVTDPHSGQPASKNVGVRVTRFEASAYGFAICRSRPDAPDCAYWAVAKAEGGYRMELAFAEAPEDWTLWARRVFGIDVRIEPLGYSDRQTGDLRLAFFDGDTLLAALFIAREPVAVARNWAISQLSERHEDLRMRFALVAGRPGAGRADPGATVCSCFNVGVNQITAAIREGCHSVEAIGNALNAGTNCGSCRAEIRGIIDGCLKTAAE from the coding sequence ATGCCCGCTGAAACCAAAACCACCTGCCCCTATTGCGGCGTCGGCTGCGGCGTCATCGCCACCGTCAATGATTCCGGCGTCGTTTCCGTCAAGGGCGACCCGGACCACCCCGCCAATTTCGGTCGGCTATGCTCCAAGGGTTCGGCTCTCGCCGAAACCATCGATCTCGACGGCCGCCTCCTCCACCCGGAAATCGCCGGCAGGCGGGCGGCATGGGACGAGGCGCTCGATCTCGTCGCTTCCCGTTTTTCCGACGCCATTGCCGAACACGGCCCGGATTCGGTCGCCTTTTACGTTTCCGGCCAGTTACTGACGGAAGATTATTACCTGGCGAACAAGCTGATGAAAGGTTTCATCGGCTCGGCCAATATCGACACCAATTCAAGGCTCTGCATGTCGTCCTCCGTCGCCGGCCACCGCCGCGCCTTCGGCGCGGATACGGTGCCGGGAACCTACGAGGATATGGAGCTTGCCGATCTGGTGATCCTCACCGGTTCCAACCTCGCCTGGTGCCATCCCGTTCTTTATCAAAGGCTGGCGGCGGCGAAGGCGGCGCGGCCGGGGATGAAGGTCGTCGTCATCGATCCGCGCCGGACGATGAGCGCTGATATTGCCGATATGCACCTTGCAATCCGCCCGGATGGCGATGTGGCGCTGTTTACCGGCCTGCTGGCGCATCTTTTCGCCAGCAGCGCAATAGACCGCGGTTACGTTGAAAACCACACGGCCGGTTTCGAGGCCGCCACGCAGGCCGCAAGTGAGCATAGCCTGCCGGAAATTGCCGAGGCCACCGGCCTGACCATCGCCGAACTGATTCCCTTTTATGAATTGTTCGAGCGCACGGAAAAAACCGTCACCTGTTACAGCCAGGGCGTCAACCAGTCGGAGAGCGGCACCGACAAGGTCAACGCCATCATCAATTGCCACCTCGCCACCGGCCGCATCGGCAGGCCGGGCATGGGGCCGTTTTCGCTGACTGGTCAGCCGAACGCCATGGGCGGGCGCGAGGTTGGCGGGCTGGCAAACATGCTGGCTGCCCATATGTCCATCGAAAATGCTGACGACCGCGACCGCGTGCAGCGCTTCTGGGCCTCGCCCGCCATCGCGCAGAAACCCGGTCTCAAGGCGGTGGATATGTTCCGGGCGGTGGCTGATGGCCGCATCAAGGCGCTGTGGATCATGGCCACAAACCCGGTCGTCTCCATGCCGGATGCCGGTGCCGTCGAGGTGACGATCAAGGCCTGTCCTTTCGTCGTCGTCTCCGATGTCATGGCCAATACAGACACGGCCCGCCATGCTCATGTTCTTCTGCCCTCGCTCGGTTGGGGCGAAAAGGACGGTACGGTTACCAATTCCGAACGACGCATTTCCCGTCAGCGCAGCTTTCTCGATGCACCCGGCGAAGCGAAAGCCGACTGGTGGCAGATGGCGGAAGTGGCCCGACGCATGGGCTTCGACGCTGCTTTTGCTTACCAGCAGCCCTCGGAGATTTTTGCAGAACATGCAGCCCTTTCGGGTTTCGAGAATGCGGGGCGTCGGGATTTTGATATCGGCGGAATCGAACGCGATTCCTACGAGACGATGGCACCCGTCCAGTGGCCGAAAGCCGGGGCCGGCGAGGCCGAGGTGACGCGCTTTTTTGCAAATGGCCGGTTTTATCATGCCGATGGCAAGGCACGCTTCATCGCCACCGCCCTGCCGGAGACGGACAGAACATCGGCGGACTATCCGCTGACGCTAAATACCGGCCGCATTCGCGATCAATGGCACACGATGACGCGCACCGGCAAAAGCGCGCGTCTCACCGCCCATATTGCCGAACCTTTTGCAGAAATTCACCCGCGCGATGCGCAGGCGCTCGGCATAAAAAGCGCCGATCTGGTGGAGCTGGAAAGCCCGCACGGCAAGGTCCTGCTGCGGGCGCTGGTCAGTGAAAGGCAGGCGCGGGGATCGGTCTTTGCGCCGATGCACTGGAACGACCAGTTCGCGTCGCGGGCGCGGATCGATGTCGTTGTCGCGCCGGTCACGGACCCGCATTCCGGCCAGCCCGCTTCGAAAAACGTGGGCGTGAGGGTAACGCGCTTCGAGGCGAGCGCCTATGGTTTCGCCATCTGCCGCAGCCGGCCGGATGCGCCGGATTGCGCTTATTGGGCCGTCGCCAAGGCCGAGGGCGGCTATCGGATGGAGCTTGCCTTCGCGGAAGCGCCTGAAGACTGGACGCTCTGGGCGCGGCGGGTCTTCGGCATCGATGTCCGGATCGAGCCGCTGGGCTATAGCGACCGGCAGACGGGCGATCTGCGCCTTGCCTTTTTCGACGGCGATACGCTGCTTGCAGCGCTGTTCATCGCGCGGGAGCCGGTGGCGGTCGCTCGCAACTGGGCGATATCGCAGCTTTCCGAGCGCCATGAGGATTTGCGCATGCGGTTTGCGCTGGTCGCCGGTCGTCCGGGGGCCGGGCGGGCCGATCCGGGCGCAACGGTCTGCTCCTGCTTTAATGTCGGGGTGAACCAGATCACCGCCGCCATTCGTGAGGGCTGCCACAGTGTCGAAGCCATCGGCAATGCGTTGAACGCCGGAACCAATTGCGGCTCCTGCCGCGCCGAAATCAGGGGGATCATCGATGGATGCCTTAAAACCGCAGCGGAATGA
- the nirD gene encoding nitrite reductase small subunit NirD codes for MDSNWIDIGDISDIPLRGARCVKTPMGKIAVFRTAENQVFAIEDHCPHKGGPLSQGIVHGASVTCPLHNWVISLETGKALGADEGEVRTIPVRNLDGRLSIALETLMIAAE; via the coding sequence ATGGACAGCAACTGGATCGATATTGGCGATATTTCCGACATTCCGCTGCGCGGCGCGCGTTGCGTGAAAACGCCGATGGGCAAGATTGCGGTGTTCCGCACGGCGGAAAATCAGGTCTTCGCGATTGAGGATCATTGCCCGCACAAGGGCGGTCCGCTCTCCCAGGGCATCGTGCATGGGGCGTCGGTGACGTGTCCGCTGCATAATTGGGTGATTTCGCTGGAAACCGGCAAGGCGCTGGGGGCTGATGAGGGTGAGGTGCGGACGATTCCCGTGCGTAATCTGGATGGGCGGCTGTCCATTGCGCTTGAAACTCTGATGATTGCGGCGGAGTGA
- the nirB gene encoding nitrite reductase large subunit NirB, with amino-acid sequence MTQKLVIIGNGMAPGRMLENLFETAPGLYDVTIFNAEPRVNYDRIMLSPVLSGEKSYEDIVIHNDEWYAANNVTLHKGAKVTRIDRANKIVTSENGITASYDRLVIATGSLPFIIPVPGHQLPGVLAYRDLDDVTKMLEIAKGKGRAIVIGAGLLGLEAAYGLKRQGMDVTVIHLMPTIMERQLDPAAAYLLEKALNERGIDIITKANTKCILGEEKVEGIELEDGRIIKGDMVVMAVGIRPASGLAKEAGIAVNRGIVVDDGMMTSDASIYALGECAEHRGMCYGLVAPLYESARVLADRLCGGSAEYHGSVTNTKLKVTGINLFSAGDFAEGDDREEIVLRDATAGVYKRLILKENRIIGAVLYGETADGSWFFDLMKKSTDISAMRETLIFGQAYQGGSPLDPMAAVAALPDDAEICGCNGVCKGKITSAITSKGLTSLDDVRAHTKASASCGNCTGLVEQLMTLTLGDTYNPAAVQPMCKCTDLGHDDVRRLIKAKGLKTIPAVMQELEWKTSCGCAKCRPALNYYLVCDFPDEYADDYQSRYINERVHANIQKDGTYSVVPRMWGGVTNADELRAIADVVDKFEIPLVKVTGGQRIDLLGIEKEDLPAVWADLGKAGFISGQAYAKGLRTVKTCVGEQWCRFGTQDSTGLGIRIEKFMWGSWTPAKLKLAVSGCPRNCAEATCKDIGVICVDSGFEIHFAGAAGLDIKGTEVLGLVHTEDEALEHIVALTQMYREQARYLERIYKWAKRIGYDEVRRQIMDDADKRKAYFDRFVFSQKFAQVDPWSERVSGHDKHEFRPMAAIGFSEAAE; translated from the coding sequence ATGCCGCTAACAATGTGACGCTGCACAAGGGCGCAAAAGTCACCCGCATCGACCGGGCCAACAAGATCGTCACCAGCGAAAACGGCATCACGGCTTCCTACGACAGACTGGTGATCGCCACCGGCTCTCTTCCCTTCATCATCCCCGTTCCCGGCCATCAACTGCCGGGCGTGCTCGCCTATCGCGATCTCGACGATGTGACGAAGATGCTGGAGATCGCCAAAGGCAAGGGCCGCGCCATCGTTATCGGTGCCGGGCTTCTCGGGCTGGAAGCCGCCTATGGCCTGAAACGGCAGGGCATGGATGTCACCGTCATCCATCTGATGCCGACAATCATGGAGCGCCAGCTCGATCCGGCGGCCGCCTATCTTCTGGAAAAGGCGCTGAACGAGCGCGGCATCGACATCATCACCAAGGCCAATACCAAGTGCATTCTTGGTGAGGAGAAGGTAGAGGGCATCGAGCTGGAGGACGGCCGGATCATCAAGGGTGATATGGTGGTGATGGCGGTCGGCATTCGCCCCGCCTCCGGCCTCGCAAAGGAGGCAGGCATCGCCGTCAATCGCGGTATCGTCGTGGATGATGGCATGATGACCTCGGACGCCTCGATCTACGCTCTCGGCGAATGCGCTGAACATCGCGGCATGTGCTACGGGCTGGTTGCGCCGCTTTATGAATCGGCGCGGGTGCTGGCCGACCGGCTTTGCGGCGGTTCTGCCGAATATCACGGCTCCGTCACCAACACGAAACTGAAGGTCACCGGCATCAATCTGTTTTCCGCCGGTGATTTCGCGGAGGGCGACGACCGCGAGGAAATCGTGCTGCGCGACGCCACCGCTGGCGTCTACAAGCGCCTGATCCTCAAGGAAAACCGCATCATCGGCGCGGTTCTTTACGGCGAGACGGCTGATGGCTCGTGGTTCTTCGACCTGATGAAGAAATCGACCGACATTTCCGCCATGCGCGAAACCCTTATCTTCGGCCAGGCCTATCAGGGAGGGTCCCCATTGGACCCTATGGCGGCCGTTGCAGCCTTGCCGGATGATGCGGAAATCTGCGGCTGCAACGGCGTTTGCAAGGGTAAGATCACCTCGGCCATCACCTCCAAGGGGCTGACCTCGCTGGATGATGTGCGCGCCCACACCAAGGCGTCCGCCTCCTGCGGCAATTGCACCGGCCTTGTCGAGCAGTTGATGACGCTGACGCTAGGCGATACCTACAACCCCGCCGCCGTGCAGCCCATGTGCAAATGCACCGATCTCGGCCACGACGATGTGCGTCGTCTCATCAAGGCCAAGGGCTTAAAGACCATTCCCGCCGTGATGCAGGAACTGGAATGGAAAACCTCCTGCGGCTGCGCCAAGTGCCGTCCGGCACTCAATTATTACCTCGTCTGCGATTTCCCGGACGAATATGCCGACGACTACCAGTCGCGTTACATCAATGAGCGCGTTCACGCCAATATCCAGAAGGACGGCACCTATTCGGTCGTTCCGCGCATGTGGGGCGGCGTCACGAACGCCGACGAGCTTCGCGCCATCGCCGATGTCGTCGACAAGTTCGAGATTCCCCTGGTGAAAGTCACCGGCGGCCAGCGCATCGACCTCCTCGGCATCGAGAAGGAAGACCTGCCAGCCGTCTGGGCTGATCTCGGCAAGGCCGGCTTCATCTCCGGTCAGGCTTATGCCAAGGGCTTGCGTACAGTGAAAACCTGCGTCGGTGAGCAATGGTGCCGGTTCGGCACGCAGGATTCCACCGGGCTTGGCATCCGCATCGAAAAATTCATGTGGGGCTCGTGGACGCCGGCCAAGCTGAAGCTTGCCGTTTCCGGCTGTCCGCGCAATTGCGCCGAGGCCACCTGCAAGGATATCGGCGTCATCTGCGTCGATTCCGGCTTTGAGATCCATTTCGCCGGTGCCGCCGGTCTCGATATCAAGGGCACGGAAGTTCTGGGGCTCGTCCACACCGAGGATGAGGCGCTGGAGCATATCGTCGCGTTGACCCAGATGTACCGTGAGCAGGCGCGGTATCTTGAGCGCATCTACAAATGGGCCAAGCGCATCGGCTACGACGAGGTCCGTCGTCAGATCATGGACGATGCCGATAAGCGCAAAGCCTATTTCGACCGCTTCGTCTTCAGCCAGAAATTCGCGCAGGTCGATCCCTGGTCGGAACGGGTGTCCGGCCACGACAAGCACGAGTTCAGGCCCATGGCGGCCATCGGTTTCAGCGAGGCAGCGGAGTGA